In a single window of the Natrialba magadii ATCC 43099 genome:
- a CDS encoding aspartate aminotransferase family protein: MSPGDNRHDHSRRLREQTPKSEQLHERAAEVTPLGVESNVRSFDPYPFYVEETSGSTVTDIDGNEYLDFLLALGPIILGHNHPDVTSAVKAQAERADLTATPQRIAIEFMERIVEMTPSIEQVRLANSGTEATMHAIRTARSYTGNDLIAKPEGGYAGAHDYALMSVYADEEALGPKERPNTVSYGTGIPDVVEDTVVAIPFNDKENTEAVLREHADDLAAVIIEPVMFSAGCLKPQDGYHEFLRELTEELDIVLIWDEVMTGFRLGPASAQGRFGVTPDMTTFAKAAGGGYQVGGFGGKREIMAEIEPPEDEDAESWHSSAFHGGTYNGHPVSCAAGLATLDVLQNEDVYEHIDRMGERLFEGLQEVADDVGLPVNVQYVGSMGQVYMTDHEIRHYRDTWHANSEQYADWWREAAAGGALFGNPMQSERFFTTYTHSEEEIDRALSIAEDAFNEVNHEYE; this comes from the coding sequence ATGAGCCCTGGTGACAACAGGCATGACCACAGTCGACGACTTCGTGAGCAGACACCGAAGAGCGAGCAGTTACACGAACGAGCAGCCGAAGTAACGCCGCTCGGTGTCGAATCGAACGTCAGATCGTTCGACCCGTATCCCTTCTACGTCGAGGAGACATCGGGCTCGACGGTGACGGACATCGACGGCAACGAGTATCTCGATTTCCTGCTGGCACTCGGCCCGATCATCCTGGGGCACAATCACCCGGATGTCACTTCGGCGGTGAAGGCGCAGGCCGAACGAGCCGATCTGACGGCCACACCCCAGCGGATCGCGATCGAGTTCATGGAGCGGATCGTCGAGATGACACCGAGCATCGAACAGGTTCGACTCGCGAACAGCGGGACCGAAGCGACGATGCACGCGATCCGAACTGCGCGGTCGTACACGGGCAACGACCTCATCGCGAAGCCGGAGGGCGGCTACGCCGGGGCACACGACTACGCGCTGATGAGCGTCTACGCGGACGAGGAGGCGCTCGGGCCGAAGGAGCGGCCGAACACCGTTTCGTACGGGACCGGGATTCCCGATGTCGTTGAGGACACCGTCGTTGCGATTCCGTTCAACGACAAGGAGAACACCGAGGCAGTGTTGCGCGAGCATGCAGACGACCTCGCAGCAGTCATCATCGAACCGGTGATGTTCTCCGCGGGTTGTCTGAAACCCCAGGACGGCTACCACGAGTTCCTCCGCGAACTCACGGAAGAACTGGACATCGTCCTCATCTGGGACGAAGTGATGACCGGCTTCCGTCTCGGCCCGGCCAGCGCGCAGGGTCGGTTCGGCGTGACACCGGATATGACGACGTTCGCGAAGGCGGCCGGCGGCGGCTACCAGGTCGGTGGCTTCGGCGGCAAGCGCGAGATCATGGCCGAAATCGAACCGCCGGAAGACGAGGACGCCGAATCGTGGCACAGCTCGGCGTTCCACGGCGGGACGTATAACGGCCACCCTGTCTCGTGTGCGGCTGGGCTCGCGACGCTCGACGTGCTGCAGAACGAGGACGTCTACGAGCACATCGACCGGATGGGCGAACGCCTGTTTGAGGGACTACAGGAGGTCGCCGACGACGTGGGTCTCCCAGTCAACGTTCAGTACGTCGGTTCGATGGGCCAGGTGTACATGACCGACCACGAGATCCGACACTACCGGGATACCTGGCACGCGAACAGCGAGCAGTACGCCGACTGGTGGCGCGAGGCGGCAGCCGGCGGCGCACTGTTTGGCAACCCGATGCAGAGCGAGCGCTTCTTTACCACCTACACGCACAGTGAGGAGGAAATCGACCGTGCGCTGTCGATCGCTGAGGATGCGTTCAACGAGGTGAATCACGAGTACGAATGA
- a CDS encoding type 1 glutamine amidotransferase, with product MILVLDLEVQPDYRYLAPEIARLTPGETEYRVFVDKPVQPDLEPYDGVILSGSTASVYDDEHADWIEPAETLVRRCRDENVPLLGVCFGHQLIHQALGGIVEQDERRATFVELESTAGDDRALADLDPVVPVLHADLVVDPADALESTAQTAYNAHFCSRHAEAPIWTVQFHPEFTERVRDEPSDWADGDHSFEDSNATRVLENFGRYCHGDE from the coding sequence ATGATACTCGTCCTCGACCTGGAAGTGCAACCCGACTACCGCTACCTCGCCCCCGAAATCGCCCGCCTCACACCGGGTGAGACGGAATATCGCGTCTTCGTCGACAAGCCGGTGCAGCCGGATCTGGAACCGTACGATGGCGTCATCCTGTCTGGTAGTACTGCAAGCGTCTACGACGACGAGCACGCCGACTGGATCGAGCCAGCCGAAACACTCGTCCGCCGCTGTCGCGACGAAAACGTGCCGTTGCTCGGCGTCTGCTTCGGCCACCAGCTCATCCATCAGGCGCTCGGCGGCATCGTCGAACAGGACGAACGACGCGCGACGTTCGTCGAACTCGAGTCCACCGCTGGCGACGACCGCGCACTGGCCGACCTCGACCCCGTCGTCCCCGTCCTGCACGCCGACCTCGTCGTCGATCCGGCCGATGCACTCGAGTCCACCGCGCAGACGGCGTACAACGCACACTTCTGTAGCCGACACGCCGAGGCACCGATCTGGACGGTCCAGTTCCACCCCGAGTTTACCGAGCGTGTCCGCGACGAACCAAGCGACTGGGCCGATGGTGATCACTCGTTCGAGGACTCGAACGCGACGCGGGTCCTCGAGAACTTCGGGCGGTACTGTCACGGCGACGAATAG
- a CDS encoding NAD(P)/FAD-dependent oxidoreductase, giving the protein MTEHILIVGGGIAGLSAARELAPDHDVTVLERDAIASGATGHASGLVSVVADYAERREAARYSIESFREFDGTGQFSFHERPFVQLRTTPELPGLREEAADFRDDGFAVTAHDGASLADRYPDMFDTSAHAGAVVFDDAGWVDPYTYAATLADEAVSEGAEIRTNTEVTELIVDGGTARGVRTDDGEVRADQVVVAAGWRTPDLAGVDLPVRPFRYQTANLETGAEISDYPIAWDQESRLYWRPEHNGDLHVGGGAYYVSEPGSIRSTTVEGFKRLVAGTIPDRLPALTDARFATDDTCPSGDAATPDHLPIIDSPSNGPTGLVVATGLHGFGIMAGPAVGRAIRAHVTDEDAPFPLEPYRADRFEPDPSWEFPYIAPTAAETGP; this is encoded by the coding sequence ATGACAGAACACATCCTCATCGTTGGAGGCGGTATCGCAGGACTCAGCGCAGCTCGTGAACTGGCACCGGATCACGACGTGACGGTACTCGAGCGCGACGCGATTGCAAGCGGCGCAACCGGTCACGCATCGGGGCTGGTTAGCGTGGTTGCAGACTACGCCGAGCGGCGGGAAGCCGCCCGCTACTCGATTGAATCGTTCCGGGAGTTCGACGGCACTGGCCAGTTCTCGTTTCACGAGCGGCCGTTCGTCCAGCTGCGGACGACACCGGAGCTTCCGGGGCTACGCGAGGAGGCCGCAGACTTCCGGGACGACGGCTTTGCGGTGACGGCACACGACGGTGCGTCTCTCGCGGACCGCTATCCTGACATGTTCGATACGTCGGCACACGCTGGCGCGGTCGTCTTCGACGACGCCGGCTGGGTCGATCCGTACACGTACGCGGCCACGTTGGCAGACGAAGCGGTAAGCGAGGGCGCGGAGATACGGACGAACACCGAGGTAACCGAGCTCATCGTCGATGGCGGAACTGCTCGCGGGGTTCGCACCGACGACGGCGAAGTCCGCGCCGACCAGGTCGTCGTCGCCGCAGGCTGGCGCACGCCGGACCTCGCCGGCGTGGACCTCCCGGTTCGTCCGTTCCGCTACCAGACGGCCAACCTCGAGACAGGGGCCGAGATTAGTGACTATCCGATCGCCTGGGACCAGGAGTCACGGCTCTACTGGCGGCCCGAACACAACGGCGACCTCCACGTGGGTGGCGGGGCCTACTACGTTTCCGAGCCGGGTTCGATCCGGTCGACGACAGTCGAGGGATTCAAACGGCTCGTCGCCGGGACGATTCCGGACCGGCTCCCGGCGTTGACCGACGCACGATTCGCAACCGACGACACCTGCCCCTCCGGGGATGCCGCAACGCCGGACCACCTTCCGATCATCGACTCACCGTCGAACGGACCGACAGGGCTCGTCGTCGCGACCGGACTCCACGGCTTCGGCATCATGGCCGGGCCGGCTGTCGGCCGCGCGATTCGCGCACACGTCACCGATGAGGACGCCCCGTTCCCGCTGGAGCCGTACCGAGCCGACCGATTCGAACCGGATCCGTCGTGGGAGTTTCCCTACATCGCGCCGACGGCAGCTGAAACTGGTCCGTAG
- a CDS encoding glutamine synthetase family protein, with the protein MTDTEARLESMVQADDINHVFIEFPDLNGLSRSKQLDADYFLDSWEDGFTMNLALLTQTPRSDVVEGSKYGDEIDYADALVHPDPRTCRRVPWRDDAVRVICDFEFRGQSVPGAPRTVLQSVAEQITEFGLDASVGSELECFLLESVGEVGNSNGSDEMRAGTQTGTNYVPATSDKHENLTRATEEVSPFYDCVYDWASAFGLDLTTVHHEFGAGQIEILFKHGDPLGQADRTFRFKELVKHAATACDQHATFMAKPFTDRAGSGYHLHVSLFDDGENVLEGTDGDLSEQGRHFVGGLLEHADALAALGTPNLNGFKRYQPGTFAPYSASWGYGNRMTAIRVPGHGTTRVENRISSADANPYLVVAATLAAGLHGLEAELEPPAPSEGDPSGSRPTLPQSPREAIVRLEADEVLTEYLGEDVVSEYAAQKRHEIERFYSQTTAWERDEYIEIL; encoded by the coding sequence ATGACTGACACGGAAGCGCGGCTCGAGTCGATGGTGCAGGCCGACGACATTAATCACGTGTTCATCGAATTTCCCGACCTGAACGGCCTGTCCCGGTCGAAGCAGCTCGATGCGGACTACTTCCTCGACTCCTGGGAGGACGGGTTCACGATGAACCTCGCCTTACTCACACAGACGCCTCGAAGCGACGTTGTAGAGGGGTCGAAGTACGGCGACGAGATCGACTACGCCGACGCACTCGTCCATCCAGATCCACGAACCTGCCGACGTGTCCCCTGGCGCGACGACGCTGTCCGGGTCATCTGCGACTTCGAGTTTCGGGGCCAGTCGGTCCCCGGCGCTCCACGAACCGTCCTCCAGTCCGTCGCCGAACAGATCACCGAGTTCGGACTCGATGCGTCTGTCGGCAGTGAACTCGAGTGCTTCCTTCTCGAGTCGGTCGGTGAGGTGGGGAATAGCAACGGCAGCGACGAGATGCGAGCAGGAACCCAAACGGGGACGAACTATGTTCCAGCGACGAGTGACAAGCACGAGAATCTCACGCGGGCGACGGAGGAGGTGTCTCCGTTCTACGACTGCGTCTACGACTGGGCGTCAGCGTTTGGACTGGATCTCACGACCGTCCATCACGAGTTCGGCGCTGGACAGATCGAGATTCTCTTCAAGCACGGCGACCCGCTCGGCCAGGCCGACCGGACGTTTCGGTTCAAGGAACTCGTCAAGCACGCAGCGACAGCCTGTGACCAGCACGCGACGTTTATGGCGAAACCGTTCACCGACCGGGCCGGGAGCGGCTACCATCTCCACGTGAGTCTCTTCGACGACGGCGAGAACGTCCTCGAAGGGACCGACGGCGACCTCTCAGAGCAGGGGCGACACTTCGTTGGCGGGCTCCTCGAACACGCCGATGCACTCGCCGCGCTCGGGACGCCGAACCTCAACGGATTCAAACGCTACCAGCCGGGTACGTTCGCGCCCTATTCAGCCTCCTGGGGCTATGGAAATCGGATGACAGCGATACGCGTCCCCGGGCACGGAACGACCCGCGTCGAGAATCGCATCTCGAGTGCCGACGCCAACCCCTATCTTGTCGTCGCGGCGACGTTGGCTGCGGGACTGCACGGCCTGGAGGCCGAACTCGAGCCGCCCGCACCGTCGGAGGGGGACCCGTCCGGGTCACGACCGACGCTGCCCCAGTCGCCGCGAGAGGCGATCGTCCGTCTGGAGGCCGATGAGGTACTCACGGAATATTTGGGCGAAGATGTCGTCTCCGAGTATGCCGCACAGAAGCGCCACGAGATCGAGCGCTTTTACAGCCAGACGACGGCGTGGGAGCGAGACGAGTACATCGAGATACTGTAG
- a CDS encoding extracellular solute-binding protein translates to MPIGKQSRRRFLTATGGAAALGTVAGCLGGDDDDVVNYFSWGAYIDDSWIQPFEEDTGITVNTETYESNADAINQIETSPEGTYDVWTPSAPGADFERAYRNDLLDPIDLDNVPGWDEYIFEEMKLDDFWFDDELYAVPMTFGFDGAIYNHEEVGDLGDEISYDVLWDDEYAGEITSRDDAATQIWTAAKYLDQDPDEPEDLEAVEDALNEHVDLVNTYWTSSAESIQIFQQGEASIGTSWDGAYHRLAAEDEPVSLAFWEEGTIGWIDSFCIARGSENKEEAEQFIDYMVSEVPRAWFEGPEYIVVSDAVDYTDEELDQYNLEMALENTEFPAYNDDDQIQTYDEIWTDVTV, encoded by the coding sequence ATGCCAATTGGTAAGCAATCACGTAGGCGGTTTCTCACCGCAACGGGTGGTGCTGCGGCACTGGGAACAGTTGCAGGGTGTCTTGGTGGTGACGACGACGACGTCGTGAACTACTTCAGCTGGGGGGCGTACATCGACGACAGCTGGATTCAGCCGTTCGAGGAGGATACAGGGATCACGGTTAACACCGAGACTTACGAGTCGAACGCCGACGCGATCAACCAGATCGAGACCTCTCCAGAGGGAACGTACGACGTCTGGACGCCGTCCGCGCCAGGCGCAGACTTCGAGCGTGCATATCGGAACGACCTCCTCGATCCGATCGACCTGGATAACGTCCCCGGCTGGGACGAGTACATCTTCGAGGAGATGAAGCTCGACGACTTCTGGTTCGACGACGAACTCTACGCCGTCCCGATGACGTTCGGGTTCGACGGCGCAATCTACAACCACGAGGAGGTCGGCGATCTCGGCGACGAGATCAGCTACGACGTGCTCTGGGACGACGAGTACGCCGGCGAGATCACGAGCCGAGACGACGCGGCGACGCAGATTTGGACCGCAGCGAAGTACCTCGACCAGGATCCGGACGAGCCCGAGGATCTGGAGGCGGTCGAGGACGCGCTGAACGAACACGTCGACCTGGTGAACACCTACTGGACCTCCTCTGCGGAGTCGATCCAGATCTTCCAGCAGGGCGAGGCGTCGATTGGGACATCGTGGGACGGTGCCTACCACCGCCTCGCGGCGGAGGACGAACCGGTCTCGCTGGCCTTCTGGGAGGAAGGAACTATCGGCTGGATCGACTCGTTCTGTATCGCCCGCGGCTCGGAGAACAAAGAAGAAGCCGAGCAGTTCATCGACTACATGGTCTCCGAAGTCCCCCGGGCGTGGTTCGAGGGGCCGGAGTACATTGTCGTCTCCGACGCGGTCGATTACACCGACGAGGAACTCGACCAGTACAACCTCGAGATGGCACTCGAGAACACCGAGTTCCCGGCGTACAACGACGACGATCAGATCCAGACCTACGACGAGATTTGGACGGACGTCACCGTCTAA
- a CDS encoding ABC transporter ATP-binding protein, producing MTSTLHVDSVTKDFGSVRAVEDVSFTVDEGKFVTLLGPSGCGKTTTLRMIAGFETPTEGRVRLGDHDITMEEPYLRPTSMVFQSYALFPHKTVGENVGFGLKMRDVPADERSDRIAKMLDLIELPGIEDRGIDELSGGQQQRVALARALITEPEVLLLDEPLGALDLKLRKNMQVELKNLQEELGITFVYVTHDQEEALTMSDEIIILNEGEIEQRGTPTEIYESPRTRFVADFIGDTNLLDGTYVENGNAAIVECGSVDVPIDSLSAATDGQSLSVSIRPEKIALGDGAGNGNGNSVTLRGEVEDVIYQGNVAKVHVTIDGTELVLEQQVIDTVNLPTPGSECTISWDQENTNVLTG from the coding sequence ATGACTTCAACACTACACGTCGATTCCGTGACGAAGGATTTCGGCAGCGTTCGCGCAGTCGAAGATGTCAGCTTCACCGTCGATGAGGGGAAGTTTGTGACCTTGCTCGGTCCCTCCGGGTGTGGCAAGACGACGACACTGCGGATGATCGCCGGCTTCGAGACGCCGACGGAGGGTCGCGTGCGTCTCGGTGACCACGACATCACCATGGAAGAGCCGTATCTACGACCGACGAGTATGGTCTTTCAGAGCTACGCATTGTTCCCGCACAAGACGGTCGGCGAGAACGTCGGCTTCGGGCTGAAGATGCGCGACGTTCCTGCTGACGAGCGATCCGACCGGATCGCGAAGATGCTCGATCTGATCGAGTTGCCGGGGATCGAAGACCGCGGCATCGACGAACTCTCCGGCGGACAACAACAGCGCGTTGCGCTGGCGCGAGCGCTGATCACCGAACCCGAGGTGCTGTTGCTCGACGAGCCACTCGGCGCGCTCGACCTGAAACTGCGAAAGAACATGCAAGTCGAACTGAAGAATCTGCAGGAGGAACTCGGCATCACGTTCGTCTACGTCACTCACGATCAGGAAGAAGCGCTGACGATGAGCGACGAGATTATCATCCTCAACGAGGGCGAAATCGAACAACGCGGCACGCCGACGGAAATCTACGAGAGCCCACGAACCAGGTTCGTCGCCGACTTCATCGGCGACACGAATCTGCTCGACGGCACCTACGTCGAGAACGGGAACGCTGCCATCGTCGAGTGTGGAAGCGTCGATGTCCCGATCGACTCGCTCTCTGCGGCCACGGACGGCCAGTCGCTTTCCGTGTCCATTCGCCCGGAGAAGATCGCACTCGGCGATGGGGCAGGGAACGGGAACGGAAACTCCGTGACACTCCGCGGCGAAGTCGAGGACGTCATCTACCAGGGGAACGTCGCAAAAGTGCACGTCACCATCGACGGCACCGAACTCGTCCTCGAACAGCAGGTGATCGACACGGTCAACCTCCCGACGCCAGGCAGCGAGTGTACGATCAGTTGGGATCAGGAGAACACCAATGTCCTCACAGGATGA